CAGGAAAGTATCAATATCATTTAGTTCTTGCTGATTGAGGCGAAAGTCTCCAGCACCAATGATTCCTTCCACCTGCTTAGGATTGCGTCCGCCAACGATCGCCGCAGTCACCGCCGGATTATTTAAAGTCCAAGCGATCGCAACTTCACCTGGGGAGCGATCGTGTTGTTTACCAATGTGTTGTAACACCTCAACTAACTTCAGGTTACGAGATAGACGTGGCTCCTGAAATTCACTACTATTTTTGCGCCAATCATCATCTGGGAAATTAGCAACCCGCTCAGGTGTCATCTTTCCTGTAAGCAAACCAGATTGCATAGGTGAATACACAATCACACCTATATTATTTTCCAAAGCAAAAGGCAGAATTTCCTTTTCGACATCACGCTTCACCAGTGAATAAGGCGGTTGCAATGACGTAACTGGTGCAATCTCCTGGATACGTTTCAACTGTTCGACATTGAAATTGGAAACTCCAATATAGCGAACCTTACCCTCATCTTTGAGCTTGGCCAAAGTTGTCCAGCCTTCTTCGATGTCTGAATCAGGGTTAGGCCAGTGGATTTGGTAGAGGTCGATGGTTTCAATGTTGAGTCGGCGCAGACTGGCTTCAACCTCCCGCCGCACAGAATCCGCTTTGAGACTGCGACTAATTTCGCCCTTTTCATCCCAGATCATTGAGCATTTAGTGAAAACATAGGGGCGACTAGATCGACCTTTGAGCGCTTTAGCAACAACCTCTTCAGAATGCCCTAAACCATAAATAGCTGCGGTGTCAATCCAATTAACGCCAAGATCAAGAGCGCGATTGATCGCAGCGATCGATTCCTGGTCATCTTGCTCTCCCCAACCAAAAGCCCATCCACCTCCACCAATTGCCCAAGCACCAAAGCCGATTGGGGTAATGTTAAGCTCCGAATTGCCAAGCTGTTTGGTTTGCATATCTACCTTCTTCAAGAATTTCTGAGTCAATTGTTACTTTACGCTGCAAAAATTATCTCAACAGCTATCTGAGGTGTGAATTACTACTGGTGCAAACACGACAGCCAACCACTCTTAAAATAATTCGTAATTCGTAATTCGTAATTACCGACTCTGCGGCTAAACAAATCGAGAGCGAATTCGGAAAACTTGATATCCTTCCTTGTGAACAATGCTGGAATAATAAGTGATGGCGATGCCTACGGCGGTAAACTACGCCTTTTGCCTAGTCAAGTTGATATTGAAACACTACGACATACTTATGAAACGAATGTATTTGGAGTGTTTGCAGTTACAAAAGCGTTGTTGCCACTTTTAAAGAAATCAAAAGCAGGGCGAATAGTGAATTTATCAAGTGGTTTAGGTTCTCTGACTCAGAACTCCGATCCAAATTATGAATTCGCTGACCTTAAGCTTCTTGCTTATAACTCATCTACGAAACCTACCGAATATTAACCTCTTGAAGGTAATTTACTCCTTGAAGATATTCAACCTTAGTAACTGAGCTTTTAGGGACGAATAAATTTGTTCTTTTTGCAGAAGCTATCCTTTGATAGTCAGCTACCACGCGTTGTTTTTGAGTATACTCATTCAATTTGACTTGAGCTTGAGCATAAACTAGAGTATCTTGGGGAATATTTCTAAGAAATTTGACGGCACGATCGAAATCACCAATAGATGCTTTTTTATAGGCTTTCTGTAAAAAGTAGGCGCTCTGATCTGCCGCTTGCGATTATATTCAGCTAACTTGTCTTGAACTAAAGCACCCGCACGACTTTCTTGAGGAATTTGACGCAGATATTGTAACGCAGCAGAAAAATCTTTTTCACCTGCTCTTTCGTAAGCTTTTGTTAATAAATCTTGCGTTTGTGCTTCAATGTTTACAGATGCTTTCTGAACTATTTTATCTGTTTTAGATTGCCAATATAAAATCTTGGGAACTTTCGCAGCAGCATGAAGAACATCTGACCATCTGCTCTCCTGAAAAGCTAGTTGTGCTATTTCGTATTGCTGTGCAGCTACTTGCCATTGCTCTTGCCACTCTTCGATTGTGGCTTGTGCTTCTGGATAAACATTGCTGTGGGAAGGAATTGATTTAGCAAGTGCGATCGCTTCTTCTAAATCTCCTGCTTGATATTCTTTTTTTGCTTTAAATAAAGTATCTGTTTCTGAATATGCAGGTGCAGTATTAACTAAAGAATATACACCAAATCCCATCAATAAAGAATTAGCTGCCAATCCTACTTTCATTCCTGTTAAGAATGGCGATGATTTTCCAGACGCAGGATTTTTTGCTACTTCTAGGGAAAATTGAGAATCTTCCTCTAATGTTTCTGATAGCAGAGGTTCCCAAATTATTTGTTTGAGTACCCGCAGTACTTCACCCGCAGACTGAAAGCGGTCTTGGTGATTATAACGGATCATTTGGCTGAGAACAGCAGCTAAATAATCGTTAACTGGCGTGTTTTGAGAACGCCAAAAAATTTCATTAGTAGAAGGATCGGTTTTTAATTGTAGTGGTTCTAGCCCTGTTAAAGCTTGGATAGCAATCATACCCAAAGCATAAATATCACTGTTGGGCTGTGTTTGACCAATAAATTGTTCTGGCGGTATGTATCCCAATGAAGTGACGGGAATTCTATAAATGGGCAATTCTGCACCTATGCCAAAATCGATCGACTGGATTGAGCCAAAGTCAATCAGAACTAACTTGTTATCAACAGTACGTCTGATCAAGTTTTCCGGTTTGATATCGCAATGGATCACACCTTGAGAGTGAACAAATTCTAGAATACCTAAGACATCTATCAAAAATTCTACAACTTCGCTTTCACTCCACAGACACCCGAAATGTTGCTCGATGGGCAATTCCGCAGTCAGCGCATGTCCTTCAATACACTCTTGCACTATATAAAATCGCTCGTTTTCTTCAAAACAGGCGATAAATTCAGGAATTTGGTTATGGCTTCCCAGAAGCTTGAGGGTTTCAGTTTCAGTCAGAAACAGTAACCTCAACATATCCAAGTAGCCGGATTCGGAGCTGCTAACTTTAATCTGCTTAATAACGCATTTAGGATTCTCTGGATAATCTACGTCTACAGCAATGTATGTTTGTCCAAACACCCCTGCACCGAGGCTTTGGACAACTTGGTAACGCCCTTGTAGTAATTTACCGATTATGTGGTGGGTCATGACCTGGTTACTCAGTAAGTCCTTTTATCTAGTTTTTCTGACATTCCCTCCTGTTTCCGGAATACTTTAGAAATAAATAACCAGAATTTTGATACTTTAAATACAAGCTAATTTTTTTAAGTATTTTTGCGTAGTAAAAAGCTGATGTGCAGCTAAATTGTATAACACAAAAACGTAAAATTATTGTAGTGCGGGCATCTTGCCCGCATCGCATATACAAATTAAATACGCAACAGCTTATATCAGTGTTACAAAAATAGAGTGGACAAGGTTTCAGTCTTGCTCACTCTACTCGGCTATCCTTGCTTCATCCTTAGTCTGATACTCGACTCCATGTGGGAGCGATTAACTGCCCAGCCAATCCTCCTTTTTGACCAATCGCAAAAACCTGGGTTGCCAGGAGTATTCTTCCTTTTTTCTGAGTTTCGGAGATTATAAAATTATATGTCACCGTGCCAGTAGAGAAAGGGATCGTAGCAACACCAGTACCATTTGTGGCCACCGAATAAGTTCCATTCGTCACCGGGGGAAGATCGTTAATGCTTCTGGAACAATTAGGAATCGGATTGGCACACGGTAAGTTCGCTATGAGGTCTACAGTTAGTCCACCTTTTCCATCGAAGGTTATCGGCCCTAAGCTGGCAACATTAGCACTGTTGTTGACATAGGCATAATTTCCCTCAAGACTGGCCTTTGTGAAAGTCTGAGCGCTATAGGCCATAGCAGACTGAGCAGTGTAGATACCAAATATGACCAGAATTACCGCCAGTACCTTGAAAATATTCTTCATTTGAGTAGATTTATTTTGCATTTTCCTTACCTCGCTCTAACAACTAAAAATTGAGATTCCCCCACTTGGGGCATGACACAAAAGCTTAAAGACAAGCTCAAGCAAGCACAACCGCTTCACATAGCGGTTAGCTCTCTTGGCTGCTGTCAGCTATCAGTTGCAACAAAGTGCTGCTCTGGCAGGGATAAATATAGGATTTCCCACCAGTCAGATTTTGTAGTAGGCAAACTATTTATGAGACTGTTTTTATCAGTCTAATACCGCTAATTCGGATGATTAGACAGAAAAAACATCTTCAAATAGGCAATTACACTGTGATTAGTGAAAATACTACCACTATTAGGGGAATTAGACTGCAAAATTCCGTATTTCTTCCAATTGGTATGACTGGATATTACACATCAAGTAATCAGGTGTATAGGTATGTTGAACTGTCCGCTGAAACAGTTAAGAAAACGTTCGTTTTTTTGACTTTTATAGTTGCAATTAATCTTGGTTATTGTCAGATTTTGGTGATGATGAAAGGTTACGTACTTTAAGGTAGAAAGTTTTAAAACGTTTTCTTATCCGGGCGTGGGATTTGTGACTTCAAGGGGCGGCCGCAGGCATGCTCACGGCTTTCTTGGGATGCAGATGTTCTATAATCCAAGCAAAGCTTCAATTGTGGGAATTTTTCTTTCCTCTGNCCTTCTGCCTTACCCCAACCAAGATCACCAAAAGTTGCCAAGAACCTTAATCTTGGCTCAAACCGATGATTGCAGGTCACTAGGAAAACGGGAGAGTAATACCTACAACGGGTACGCCACCGCATCCATTTATGAGAACGCTATTTGCCCTATGCTAAAGCGGAAAGTAAAAACAACAGTTATGAAATTTGCACAAAATCTTACCCACCGCAAAGGCTTACTAAAAGCCCTGACTCTAGCAATCCTTGTATTAGCATCCGTAATGCCCCCAACTGTTCTAGCCAACGAGAGTAAAAAAGCAACATTTAACAGCACAACCACGTTCCAAACCATACTCACCAGCAGTCATCGCTCCATTGCAAATCGTGACCGAGATAAGTACCGCCACCCAGCCCAGACCCTCGAATTCTTCGGTCTGCGCCCAAATATGACTGTAGTTGAATTGTAGCCAGGGAGCGGCTGGTATACTGAGATATTAGCCCCATTTCTAGCGTCTAAGGGACAACTCATAGTTACTAACTTGACTGCCAGCATGAGTAAACCCGCTTTGGCTTTCCAAGAGAAGCTGGCAGCTAATCGAGAGGTTTTTGGTAAGGTCAAAGTCGCCCAAATCAATCCCCCAAATGAACTTACCCTAGCCCCAGATAACTCTGTGGATATAGTTGTTACCTTCCGTAATATTCACAACTGGGTCAAAGCTGGCTATGACGAGCAGGTTTATGCGGCGGCTTATAAAGCACTCAAGCCAGGGGGCATCTTGGGAGTGGAAGAACACCGCGCCCTTGAGGGGACTTCTTTAGAAGAGAGTATTAAAACTGGCTATATGTCTGAAGATGGGGTAATTGCTGCTGTGGAGAAAGCTGGCTTTAAATTGGTAGGTAAATCAGAGATTAATGCCAACCCAAAAGATACCAAGGACTATCCGGGCGGAGTTTGGACACTACCTCCAACCTTGAGCCAAGGTCAAAAAGATCGGCAACGCTTTCTGATCATTGGAGAGAGCGATCGCATGACCCTCAAGTTCATCAAACCCAAAGCCTCCTAAGAGGGGAACAGGGAGACAACTGTCGCCTTATGATATCATGTCCGGCTAATTAGTTATAATTCCCAAATCTATGCAGAAAACCCAAAAATCCCTCCCCTCTGCGGTTTTAATGATAAGTCTTTAACCGGACATGATATGACATGAATAATTAGGGCTTGCTGAGGCGATCGCACAAATAGCAGCTTGACTCGCTGGAAAGCACAGGAGCATAATTTAACGTGAGTTCGACGGTTATAAAACGGCAAAAAGCTTGCTAGAGATGAAACAGAAGAAGTTGGGCAGGTGTTGCGTGCGATGGCTAAATGATTTGGGACTGCTTAACAGTAAGCACATTTATTTTTGAATTTTCAATTATTTAATTCTTCATCATGTTCAACCACCTCAGATTTATCTTGTAATGGCTTCACTACCCGTGCGATCGCTTCCTGAATAAAAGCTTTAATAAATTCATCTCTGCGATTAATTTGAAACTGTCGCTGTACAACTTCCGTCATTCCACCATCACCCCAATCTTGGTCATGACGAAAATATTCAATGAAACTTTTACCAGCTATTCGCGTTAAATAAGCTGCTGTCACACCTTGAATTGCTCTACCAATAATGAAGGTGGCAACATTGAGTTGCAAGGCTGTAGATAATAATTGAATTGCTCCTTTAACAATGCCCAAACTGGCGATGGTTTTCGCTAAAGAAAGAGCTAATTCTCGTCCCCGTTCCATATTCAATTCACAGCCATACACTCTGCCAATTTCCACAACCATTTGAGCGTTGACTGCGGCTGTCGCCAATAAATCTACAACTGGTATCGGCGTAACTGATACCACACCAGCACCAATCCATTGAAACCGTTCTACGATTTTGTCAGCTTGACGGCGACGCTGCCCATCAATGAGTTTTCGCGCTTCGTCTCCCAATCGCAGAGATTGCAAAAGAATATTATCCGCCACCAAATCTTCACCCTCGGCTCGTAAAACAGCAGCCGTGCGCCGCAGCAAAGGCACAATATCGGGTTCAGGTTGGAAGGTTTCGCCAGTTTCTAGTTGTGCAGATTGGGGATTAGCAGCGATCGCTACCACATCATTAGTAGCAATAAATCCCCGTACCCGTTGACGCAATCTCGCAAGGATGGATTCTTTATCTTCATCTGTATATAAATCAGTTTTGTTGAGAACTAGGAGCGATCGCTTCCCAATTTCTGCCAACCCCCGCAACGGCTCATATTCTGAGCGTCGTAAATCATTATCTACTACAAACAACAGTAAATCTGCTTCTGTCGCCAATTCTCGCGCCATTTGTTCCCGTTCCGTTCCCGCCACCCCTGCTTCTAAAATCCCCGGCGTATCCGTAATTAAAATCTTGCGTTCTAATCCCTTCAACCGCAGACAATAGGTTTCTCCAACCTGAGTTGTACCCATCGGTGCATCCACCTGACCGACCATGCGTCCCATAATCGCATTAACTAGGGAAGTTTTGCCAGCACTCCCCGTACCAAATACCACTACTTGAATTTCACCCCGTGCGAGGTTGGCTTCAATTTCTCGCGAGCGACTTAATAAAGCTTGGCGTGTGACTTCATCTTGAATTTGCGCTACCTGTTGCCGCACAGCCTGGAGAGTTGTAGAAGCAGCATCAGATTTAGCAGCCGGAATTTGTGCCGCAGTCGCTCGCTTCGGGTTACGGCGCGATCGCTTTTCCCCGGATCTAATCACCAATACATAATAAACAAAAGCGGCAACCAAGGCTCCAATCAGGATAATCAGCAGCAACAGCAGCAAATTGCCTAGCAACGGCGAATAGGATAATTGCCAATAGAGGCGTGATAGGGAATCAATTAGCCATAGGGCTAGCCCCAAAATGACGATCAGACCGACAATCAGCGTTACTATGCGTGACAGAGGCATGGCTGGGAAGGTTTAGTAAGTATTCAGTAGGCAGATGCTTCTAATCTTAATAGTTTCAGCATTTTTTACCAGAGTAGTGAGAAGGAGGCAGAGGAGCAGGGGGGCAGAGGGGCAAGGGTGGGAGAAAAGAGACTTTCCTGATAAATCAACAATGCTTACTCCATTTTTTGCATCTTTAAAAAATTGCAACAATGTAAAAATGCAATTGTCTACATTATCAATATTTCCAGAAGTTTTAGTATGCATACTATTACCAAAAAGTCAATAAATAATTCTTGGGCTGGTGCGATCGCAGAACCAAGCAAAAGAATTTCCCCTTACTCAACTGTCAATTATTTCTGGCAAAATTCCAGATGGCTTGCGTGGCACTCTTTACCGCAATGGTCCTGCACGCCTAGAACGCGGTGGCGCTCGTGTCGGACACTGGTTTGATGGAGACGGGGCAATTCTCGGCGTTCATTTCACAGATGCAGGAGCTACCGGAGTCTATCGCTATGTGCAAACAGCAGAATATCTAGCTGAAACTCAAGCGGATAGGTTTCTTTATGGTGTCTATGGGATGCATACGCCAGGCCCCATCTGGAAGCGCTGGGGCCAACAGATGAAGAATGCAGCGAATACCTCAGTGTTGGCATTACCTGATAAATTATTGGCTTTATGGGAACCAACCAATCCCTACGCCCTTGATTTGCAAACTTTAGAAACGAAGGGATTGGATGATTTAGGTGCTTTGGATAACGGATTACCTTATTCTGCTCATTACAAGCGTGATGCACAAACAGGCGAGATTTTTAACTTTGGAATCAGTATCGGAAGTTCTGTACAACTGAATCTCTACAAAAGTGATGCTACTGGCAAAATCATCCAAAAAACTGCTTTTAAGCTAGATCGCTGCTCTATAATACATGATTTTGTTTTAACTCAAAGGTATCTGGTGTTTTTCATGCCACCGATGCGGATGAAAACACTATCAGTCATTCTTGGTCTGACTACCTTTAGTGAATCTCTGTTATGGGAACCTAAATTAGGAACCCAGGTGTTAATCTTCGATCGCGAAAACTTATCTTTAGTGAGTCGTGGTGAAACCGATGCCTGGTTTAATTGGCATTTTGGCAATGGCTATGAAGATGAACACGGTTCCGTGATTCTGGATATGGTACGATATGCAGATTTTCACCAAACTAATGAGTATCTCAGAGAATTTGCAACTGGTGAGACGCACACAGTAAGTAAAGGAACATTGTGGCAAGTGCGCCTCAATCCTCAAACTGGTAAAGTGACAGCAATACAGGAAGTTGTCAACCGCAAGTGTGAATTTCCCAGCGTGCAGCCATGCCTACGGCGGCAAGCTACGCAAGTTGGGCAACCTTGGCGTTATACTTACATATTATTAATGCCCCAAAGAACGAATACAGATAAAGAATTGTTCAGTGCGATCGCCCGCTTCGACTACAAAACCGAAACCCTCACTGAAGCAGACTTAGGCGAAAACCGCTATCCTTCAGAACCCATCTACGCCGAAGATGCCCAAAACCCTGAGCAAGGCTGGGTGCTAACTGTTGTATACGATGGTAATTCTCATAGTAGTGAAGTTTGGGTATTTGATAGCGATCGTCTGGATGAAGAACCAGTTTGCAAACTAGGATTACCTAGCGTTATTCCCCACAGTTTCCACGGCACTTGGAACCCAGCTTAACAATTTGGGGAAGAAGCAGGGGAGTAGGGGAGACAAGGGGACAAGTTGACATCCTCACCGACCTAAAGGCGCTCTTAAGAAGGAGTAATGAGTAATAAGTAATAAGTAATGAGTAACAATACCTCTGCCAATTTACGAGGGTTCAACGCCAGTGGAAACGGGATGAATACGTCCTAAAGAAGTAAGCTTGGCAAAAATCTGGGTTAATAAAATAGGCTCAGGGATTTCGGGAAGCATTTTTAACATTTCACGAACATATCGAAAACCACGATGGTAAGCCTTAAGGTCAATAATGCCAGAACCGGGATTGAGTTGCTGGAAATCAGCGAGAAGATGGTGGGATAAATTGACCATAAAAAATGCTAAATTAGAAGCATTAGTCACGGCAGTTTGGCTCAGGTTCATAAAATCTTCCAATCCCCAAAACTGCTTGGCATCCCTAAAATTAAACTCGATTTGGAAACGGAGTTTGTAATAGTCGATAATTTTTTCAAATGACAGAGTTAGGTCGCTAGAAAAAATAATTACATGGCTGCAAGCATTAGTTTTAAGATTGGTTTTGACCAAAATCACTACATTGAGAGCTTGGGCAAATTCTTTGTGAATAAGAGTGGCTTGATAAATATCAGTTTGAATATCATCCTCAATAGCACTTTTACATAAGTATTTGTCAGGTATATTACGATAGTCTAGCTTATCACCGTATTTACGACGAGAGCGCTTACTGGAGTCAGGATTTTCATAAGGGAAGTATAATGCTGAATCATGGCGCAATTTGGAAATTATCTGCAAGTTGACAAGACGTGCCATCTGCAAAGCATTGTTGTTACCAAAATGACCATCTACTACCAAGTAGGTGAGGGAAATAGAGTTAGCTAATAACTTGAATAGTGAACCAATCATTTTCTGAATTAGTATTAATTCAGATGTTAATATCACTTCCTTTTTATTTTTGTTTTTACTTCCTTTTGGTCGTCCACGCCCACGCTTTTCTTTTTTGTTTGGTTTTTCGATTGTCGAGGTACTTTTTGTTTGAGTATCTTTCTTTATTACCTGTTCTATCTGAATCGGAAACGAGTGCCTCTGTTCAACACTCACTAATGATAATACAAAGAAAGATAATCCTGATATCGGTTTATTGGCTAGGCTAGAAAAGAATCTATCTAATCCATAAGTCTTTTTACCCGATTTACTGACTACAACTTCATCTCCTGCAAGCAAATATACCTCATTCGCACGGAACAAATGCTTGCGGAAAAATAGCCAAAACAATGTAGCCCAAGGTATTACTGTATGAAAAAACCGCAACATCGTCCGATAACTACCACCAATGCCTGCCCAACGGGAAATTCCCAACATCGTGACTCGTCCGCTCATCGCTAACATAGCCAGGATTATCTGGTTCAATTGCCGCATCGTCGTAGCGTTTATCTGCGGTAGCAAGCATTGTAGCAGTGATAAGATATCGGACATGGGCTGATTGTAGTTTTTGAGTTGTCGTTGTGAGAGACAATAACTCTACTACATCGGCCCTCTCTCCTCATCCTCTTATTTTGGCTAAGGTATTGGAGTAAATACCCATTTTTCATCCACTCATTACTCCTTACTCATTACTTTAAAGCATTGCGTGAAGCTTTAGGATTCAGACCCAAATATATGGTGACAAGAGGTAAGAACTTGCAACAAGTCTTTGCCCTTGTCTCGAATGGCACTAAGAAAAGCGGAAAAGCTTATCAATTAAGCAGTTTGTAATTGTTTACGTAATTCATGCCGGGGTTTTGTCATTAAGGGGAAAATTTTGGGGCGACGTTTACGAACTCGTGGTTGACTTCGACCTAAGCGGTCGGGAACAGCCTTGTGAGCAACAACTTTTAGCAAAGTGCGATAAATTCGGAGGCGTTTTTGAGAAGTTGCTGCTAATAATTTGGGAATAAAGTTAATTAATAGAATAAATTGATTTATCNNNGAGAGTAGAAATTAAACTAACNNNTTGAGTACGAAAACTAGTAATAACGATGTAGTAGTAAATTTCTCTTACAATTATGGTTTTAGGTAGAGCATCAAATTCATCTTTACTCAATCCTTTTGGACAACTTCTAGGCTTATAACAAGTAACTAATTTATCGCAATCTCCAATAATTTTACCTTTCTGCATAGTTGTTGTACGAGATTGATGCTTACAAAATACAGCATCACAGTCAAGCTTTTTGATAGTAAACATATCGGCGTAAGCACAAAAAACTCTATCTCCTATAAGCACATCATTGGGTTTAAGAGAACTGTACAGTTCTCTTGCTAATTTAATATCATGAGTGTTCAAAACGTCTATGCATAAAGCAACGGCGGCTCCTGTCACCAAACTGAATATCACACCAATTTTCGCAATTGGAAACCCACATCCGGGCTTNNNACTACTTTTACTTGGATATTCTTTTTGGTTTTCTACGGTGTTCGGCATAGACACTGTTGACCCATCTATTACTTTAATATTGCGACCATACCATAAATGTTCTTTTGTCACTTTATCTTCTAGATTTTGTACTGAGGAGTTGAACAGTTTTTTTTCTAATAATCTCTCTGGAAGCCTTGCTCTGGCGCGACAATATCCGCTTGTATCACTTGTTCGCGGAGCGTCTCGAAGAGAAGGAACTTCTACCTTTTCTTCTGCTAAGGTATTTCTTCACAAGATCCTCACATTCTTATTGTAGCTTTCATTGTAGCTTTTAAATTGAACTACCTATCTAGGGTTTTTCCCCGCTGGCAGGGCTATTCATAGATGACATCTTTGCCAGCGAATATCTCTGAATCAAACTTATAAGCGAGGGGATTGATATGGCAGACATTATTGGAGACAACCAGAATAACACTCTAATTGGCACGTTTGACAATGACGCTATCCTTGGTCAGGGCGGTGATGATAACCTCTTTGGTCGGGGCGGCAATGATGACCTCTTGGGTGGGGCTGGCAATGACTCGCTTAATGGCGAGGACGGCAATGACCTTCTCAATGGTGAGGACGGCGAGAACACCCTGCTTGGTGGGTTGGGCGATGATGTCCTCCTTGGTGGATCTAGCAATGACCTTCTCGATGGCGAGGATGGGGACGATCAACTCCTTGGCAAAGGCGGTGACGACACCCTGCTTGGTGGGTTCGGTAATGATGCTTTCCTTGCTGGATCTGGCAATGACCTTATCGAAGGCGGAGACGGAAATGACCGACTCGCTGGAGAAGACGGTAAAGACCAACTCTTTGGCGGGGAAGGGGTTGACACGCTCAATGGCGGGGCTGGCGATGACCAGATTGATGGCGAGAATGGCGATGACAACTTGATTGGTCAGGCTGGCGATGACACCCTCCTTGGCGGGGCTAGCCATGACCGACTAGAAGGAGGGGACGGGGATGACAAAATCTTTGGTGGGACTGGCAATGATACTGCTGACTATTCAAATAGCACTGCCGGTGTCACCGTCAACCTGGCGACTGGAACCGCCAAAGGAGGGGCTGGGAATGATGTCCTGTTTAATATCGAACAAGTCTTTGGTTCTGCTTTCAAAGACTTTCTAATTGGCGGGCGCGGTAATGACTCCCTCTTTGGTAGAGGTGGCGATGACCTGCTTGATGGTGGAGTTGGCAATGATCTGCTTGATGGCGAAGAAGGCAACGATACTGTCCGTGGTGGGGCTGGCGATGACACCTTGCGTGGTGGGACTGGCAATAACCAACTTTTGGGTGGAATTGGTGTTGATACTGTTGATTATTTCAGTGCCACTGCCGGAGTCACGATTAACCTTGCCACTGGAACCGCTACAGGGCAGGGCAGGAGTGATGTCCTGTTGGAGATTGAAAGAGTCGTTGGTTCTAGGTTCAATGACACCATCCTTGGCGGAGCTGCCAATGACTTCTTCATCAGTGGTGGGGACGGGAATGACTTTGTCAATGGTGAGGCTGGTAATGACCGCCTCTTTGGCGATAACGGCAATGACACCCTCCTTGGCGGGGCTAACGACGACTTTATCAATGGCGGGTACGGCAATGACTCCCTGCTTGGCGGTAGCGGCATTGACATCCTGCTTGGTGGGGCTGGCAATGACTTTCTCAATGGTGAGGACGGGAATGACAACCTCATTAGTAGAGAAGGCAATGATACCCTGCTAGGCGGCAGCGGCAATGACGCCTTGCTTGGTGGGGATGGCGATGACCAACTCCAAGGTGGAGGCGGGGATGACCAACTCTTTGGTGGGACTGGCATTAATACTGCTGACTATTCAAATGCCACTGCTGGAGTCACCGTTGACCTTGGCGCTGGAACTGCCAGTGGGGGAGATGGGAATGATGTCCTGTTCAATATCGAGCAAGTCTTTGGCTCTAGTTTTAGCGACTCCCTGATTGGAGGAGGCAGC
This portion of the Nostoc sp. GT001 genome encodes:
- a CDS encoding calcium-binding protein, whose product is MADIIGDNQNNTLIGTFDNDAILGQGGDDNLFGRGGNDDLLGGAGNDSLNGEDGNDLLNGEDGENTLLGGLGDDVLLGGSSNDLLDGEDGDDQLLGKGGDDTLLGGFGNDAFLAGSGNDLIEGGDGNDRLAGEDGKDQLFGGEGVDTLNGGAGDDQIDGENGDDNLIGQAGDDTLLGGASHDRLEGGDGDDKIFGGTGNDTADYSNSTAGVTVNLATGTAKGGAGNDVLFNIEQVFGSAFKDFLIGGRGNDSLFGRGGDDLLDGGVGNDLLDGEEGNDTVRGGAGDDTLRGGTGNNQLLGGIGVDTVDYFSATAGVTINLATGTATGQGRSDVLLEIERVVGSRFNDTILGGAANDFFISGGDGNDFVNGEAGNDRLFGDNGNDTLLGGANDDFINGGYGNDSLLGGSGIDILLGGAGNDFLNGEDGNDNLISREGNDTLLGGSGNDALLGGDGDDQLQGGGGDDQLFGGTGINTADYSNATAGVTVDLGAGTASGGDGNDVLFNIEQVFGSSFSDSLIGGGSSDTLFGRGGNDTLLGGDSDDFLDGQEGNDLVLGENGNDSLFGGAGNDQIEGGEGDDTLRGGAGNDTLFGGPGNDVLIGVDTNGSDSPGLGEVDTLTGGPGEDQFLLGDATNVFYDDNNSGSTGLADYATISGFNSNEDTIQLKGTLADYRLQTVGADTRVFLDNSGEIDELVGVVQASPLKLDSDDFLFYEKEDAAQGTNNTLATAEKLGTLTLGSEVNTSAQLARLPGNNPDFDFFTFSLTNPGTVTISTLNYSGVFPVLGVFNSAGNLQSSSTSQSITASLGAGTYSISVSDYDYFPQNGGIFSSGFFDPGSYTLGVTVA